The DNA region CTCAACTTGCGGACGCAGCGTATTCTGCAGTTCACAGCGAGTTGGAAGCGATGAAAAATGAGGGATTGGTCACGACGCGTAAGGAAGGGAAAGCGGTGATGTTCAGAAAAAATAACAACTATAATGACCGGAAGGCCCTCTCAAATTTGCTGGCTAATACTCCAAAGACTTCTTCGAGTTATTCCAGAAAACCAACGGATGACGAAGTGAGGCTAAATCTATCGAAATTCGGTGCACCTCTCGGAGTGCATGGGGAGTCGGAAGTTGATCTTTCGTTAGAAGAGACTCTGGCGTACGCTATGAAGCTTGCCCGGCGCGATTCAACAGTCGCAAGAGTTTTGCCAGTCGTCTTTGCCAAAAACAAGGATGTTGTGGATTTCCCGCGCCTGGAGTTTATGGCGAGAAAGCTGGA from bacterium includes:
- a CDS encoding winged helix-turn-helix domain-containing protein; this translates as MNLLDFLVTSETRKALLRLLWVDDLEASGHQLAQLADAAYSAVHSELEAMKNEGLVTTRKEGKAVMFRKNNNYNDRKALSNLLANTPKTSSSYSRKPTDDEVRLNLSKFGAPLGVHGESEVDLSLEETLAYAMKLARRDSTVARVLPVVFAKNKDVVDFPRLEFMARKLEVLPVLGLFLDLTASLLKSQKLHKLAQGYDDRRRKHTENFFVNKKLNRFENELAEKNTPPVARSWRFLLNMGMDSFEDLFRKTFPGSQRA